One part of the Bacteroidota bacterium genome encodes these proteins:
- a CDS encoding ABC transporter ATP-binding protein/permease yields the protein MSTYYRLLKYSSKYWKFLLLSIFCTIIYALLNGASVYLSIPLLDTLFNASQSTTAVSNNATQNVGSSFLPDFIVSFKESASAWFQSFIFSGGKTDALFKICIIIFLAFILKNVAGYMQAYFLNFVEQGIVRDLRDDAYEQLHKLPISYFKSERVGNLISIIVNDVTAVQNSVSATFLNLIREPLSIIVFLGIAISISWQLTLISLITLPFSAGIISWIGIKLRKYSTQIQEKIADITSVIQETISGVKIVKAFGTENYENQKFRKETEGYLRMVLRITRIRNLSSPISETLSVMVGVVIIYYGGTLVLSTNQIKASEFLGFLFAIFQLIPPIKELSSVNNRIQESSAAGARIFDIIDTNPDIVNKPDAQEVKEFNSDITFENVGFAYPDEPGEMVLEDINFTIKKGEVVALVGPSGGGKSTLVDLIPRFYDVTSGTIKFDGHDIRDVKMEDLRKFIGIVTQEIILFNDSIKNNICYGSKDFSEEKIYEAAKIANAHNFISEMPNGYDTEIGERGVKLSGGQRQRIAIARALLKNPDIMIFDEATSALDNESEKLVQEALDNLMTSRTVVVIAHRLSTIQNADKILVLQAGKVVQSGTHNSLLEQGGLYKKLYEMQFRDK from the coding sequence GTGAGCACTTACTACCGTCTTCTGAAATACTCGTCCAAATACTGGAAATTCCTCCTTCTCTCAATATTTTGCACCATCATCTATGCTTTGCTTAACGGTGCATCAGTATATCTCTCTATTCCGCTTCTCGATACTCTGTTCAATGCATCCCAATCCACCACTGCAGTTTCAAATAATGCGACTCAGAATGTTGGTTCATCATTTCTCCCTGATTTTATTGTTTCATTCAAGGAATCTGCCTCGGCATGGTTTCAAAGTTTTATCTTCTCGGGAGGAAAAACTGATGCCTTGTTTAAAATATGCATTATAATCTTTCTGGCTTTTATCCTGAAAAATGTCGCCGGTTACATGCAGGCATATTTTCTCAATTTTGTCGAACAGGGGATTGTAAGAGACCTTCGGGATGATGCCTACGAGCAGTTGCATAAGTTGCCTATCAGCTACTTCAAAAGTGAACGCGTGGGAAACCTCATCTCAATTATTGTGAATGATGTTACAGCAGTACAAAACAGCGTATCAGCTACATTCCTAAACTTGATTCGGGAGCCACTTTCAATTATCGTCTTTCTCGGAATTGCGATAAGTATTAGCTGGCAACTCACTCTTATCTCACTGATTACACTCCCTTTTAGTGCGGGTATTATCTCATGGATAGGAATTAAACTCCGCAAGTACAGTACCCAGATTCAGGAAAAAATCGCCGACATCACCAGCGTGATTCAGGAAACCATATCGGGTGTGAAGATTGTCAAGGCATTTGGCACCGAAAACTACGAAAATCAAAAATTCAGAAAAGAGACCGAAGGCTATCTCCGGATGGTACTCAGGATTACCAGAATCAGAAATCTCTCCTCACCAATCAGCGAAACCCTCAGCGTTATGGTCGGCGTTGTAATCATTTATTATGGCGGTACATTGGTGCTTAGCACCAACCAGATTAAGGCGAGCGAGTTCCTCGGCTTTCTCTTTGCAATTTTTCAGTTGATTCCTCCCATCAAGGAGCTCAGCAGCGTGAACAACAGAATTCAGGAATCGTCCGCCGCAGGAGCCAGAATTTTCGACATCATCGATACAAATCCCGATATCGTGAACAAACCGGATGCTCAGGAAGTAAAAGAGTTTAATTCCGATATCACATTCGAAAATGTCGGATTCGCTTATCCCGATGAACCGGGTGAAATGGTGCTCGAAGATATCAATTTTACCATCAAAAAAGGGGAAGTGGTGGCGCTCGTTGGTCCCAGCGGCGGAGGAAAATCAACCCTCGTCGATCTGATACCCAGATTTTATGATGTCACCTCAGGTACAATAAAATTTGACGGTCACGATATTCGTGATGTTAAAATGGAGGACCTGCGTAAGTTTATCGGTATCGTTACCCAGGAGATAATACTTTTTAACGACTCGATCAAAAACAATATCTGCTACGGAAGCAAAGATTTCAGCGAAGAAAAAATTTATGAGGCTGCAAAAATTGCAAATGCTCACAACTTTATCTCTGAAATGCCAAATGGATACGACACCGAAATAGGGGAAAGGGGAGTAAAGCTTTCAGGTGGTCAAAGACAGAGGATCGCAATAGCAAGAGCACTTCTGAAAAATCCTGATATTATGATTTTTGATGAAGCAACCAGTGCTCTCGACAACGAATCGGAAAAACTCGTTCAGGAGGCTCTCGATAATCTTATGACAAGCAGAACTGTAGTGGTTATCGCTCACCGCCTTTCCACTATTCAAAATGCCGATAAAATTCTCGTCCTCCAGGCAGGAAAAGTGGTGCAGTCGGGTACCCACAATTCACTCCTTGAACAGGGCGGTCTCTACAAAAAACTGTATGAAATGCAGTTTCGTGATAAATAA
- the xerD gene encoding site-specific tyrosine recombinase XerD, with amino-acid sequence MKKAHKRDWLDQFLFDYLTELRVERNLAANSLEAYQRDINSFLDFVREENIGDLSEITADHAREFFASLTASGLSGLSLARFHSSLKGFFSFLVVSEYIKKSPLARLKPPRIKRKLPEVLTPQEIELLIAQTDEETPVGLRDRAIIEVLYACGIRVSELAGMKKSDIFIDEEMIRVFGKGSKERFVPIGTPALNALKKYLLLGRTVLAKPGSGTYLFLNSKLGGALTRMGIWKIIKEYAELAGLSKRVYPHIFRHSFATHLIEGGANIRAVQEMLGHTDISVTQIYTHIDITYIREVVHQFHPRG; translated from the coding sequence TTGAAAAAAGCTCATAAACGCGACTGGCTCGATCAGTTCCTTTTCGATTACCTCACGGAACTGAGAGTCGAAAGAAATCTCGCTGCCAACTCCCTCGAAGCCTACCAACGAGATATCAACTCTTTTCTCGACTTCGTAAGAGAGGAAAATATTGGCGATCTTTCGGAAATTACTGCTGATCACGCAAGAGAATTTTTTGCATCACTTACCGCTTCGGGGCTCTCGGGCTTGTCTCTCGCACGATTTCATTCGTCCCTGAAAGGATTTTTCTCTTTCCTCGTCGTCTCCGAATATATCAAAAAAAGTCCTCTGGCACGACTGAAGCCACCACGAATTAAAAGAAAACTCCCCGAAGTTCTCACTCCTCAGGAAATAGAACTCTTAATCGCTCAGACCGATGAGGAAACCCCCGTCGGATTAAGAGACAGGGCAATCATCGAAGTTTTGTACGCCTGTGGGATCAGAGTCTCAGAACTTGCCGGAATGAAAAAGAGCGACATCTTCATCGATGAGGAAATGATAAGGGTCTTCGGGAAGGGGAGTAAGGAACGATTTGTCCCCATCGGAACTCCCGCTCTCAATGCCCTGAAAAAATATCTCCTCCTCGGCAGAACCGTACTCGCAAAACCGGGGAGCGGCACTTACCTTTTTCTTAATTCCAAACTCGGCGGTGCTTTGACCAGAATGGGCATCTGGAAAATCATCAAGGAGTATGCCGAACTCGCAGGTCTCTCAAAAAGAGTTTATCCCCACATATTTCGCCATTCCTTCGCTACACATCTTATCGAAGGGGGAGCTAACATCAGAGCCGTTCAGGAAATGCTCGGACATACCGACATCTCTGTAACCCAAATCTATACACACATCGATATTACATACATCAGGGAAGTGGTGCACCAGTTCCACCCGAGGGGATGA